TATTCTACCTACCGTAGTTACCTATATTTATGAAAAAGTCTGATTTCAGCAAACTTCATACCGCAATATTTTTTAGTATACCTAGCTATGCCTTTCAACAGGTGTGTTACCTCGATTTTCTCGGTAACGAAGTGTTGGATCACTATTATACTTTGTCACAGCATATTTCACACCAAGCGTAAATTTTTCACTGCACAGTGCATTACCAGAAGTGTATGAGTAAGCTGCATACTCCTGACAATTGAGAGAAATTTCCGATATCTGGAGAAGGCATTCGGACAGTCACAACTACGTCACTCCCTAgccccacccacctctctccccCTGTATGTTCCCTCCTCTCTATCACTCGTCATCCCCTTCCTCAACaaaccctccccccccccaatctctctctctctcttggaattcAATTAATTTCAATTTTGCACCAACCAATATGGCACTCCCACTGATGCATCCATTAAGCCACTTGTTTGCCAACATTCTCGTTCGTCATCAACCTTCACGTTATCATAACCAAGGCtttatttccacattatttcACTATAAATAAATGACCGGTCTACGTTGGTATACCACATCTATTATATACTTCAGGAAAACAACGTTCACCGTAGGTTAAGAatccatgagagagagggagaaagagaggataggGTTTGTTGGGGAAGGGGATAACGAGTGATAGAGAGGAGGGAACATACAGGGGGAGAGAAGTGGGTGGGGCTAGGGAGTGACGTAGTTGTGACTGTCCGAATGCCTTCTCCAGATATCGGAAATTTCTCTCAATTGTCAGGAGTATGCAGCTTACTCATACACTTCTGGTAATGCACTGTGCAGTGAAAAATTAGCGCTTGGTGTGAAATATGCGGTGGCAAAGTATAATAGTGATCCAACACTTCGTTACCGAGACAATCGAGAAAATCGAGGTAACACCAGCTGTTGAAAAGCAGTAGTGCATTCTCCATCtcaatatctattttttttttaacatggtCTTCACATTTTAACCAGAatgctataataataataataataataataataataataataataataataataataataattagaggaagaacaataaaaaagaaataactacAGTACACAGAGTAAGACTTAAACCCTCGCTGCTCGCCAGCTGGCGAAGTGGCGgctgttgtttacattattaTACGCTCAGTTACGCTGTTCCTTTGCAGTCTAGCTCAACGAAGGTATAGGCCATCAGGCTATAGGTTGATATGACCGAGTAGTGTATGGACAGGTGTGCATGCGATACTGACTCATGGTGCCTGTTGCTGCTATACCGGAGTGCGCTATTGATCCTCTTTTAGCGTGTGACAGCGGCAGATAAGACTGGTTGTTACTGGTTCGTTTAGGTAGGTAGGTATCTTGTTTCCTGGGTCTGCAAGTCACATAGGGTGTGGCTTACTGTACGTGCGGACAAAGTAGACTCACAAGCAAATAGGAAAAAGACAGGGGTGAAGGCTTCACCTTACCGAGTGTTGCTGACTGCCACCACAGCTGTCCCCGTTGCTGACTACCACCACAGCTGTCCCCACTGCTGACTGCTTCCACAGCTGTCCCCGCTGCTGACTGCCACCACAACTGTCCCCACTGTTGACTGCCACCACAGCAGTGATGTTAACTTTTCTAGCCCACATTGTCGTACCGAACCACCAGAATTatcgtattttgcctaatattatcgtacatccaaaggaaaaatgatatacacacatcagaactgcattatacactgtattgaacatttcattaattttcattcattttcatatgcaaaTGACATACTACACATACAAAGGTTACATAgaggtgtgtgtatatatatatatatatatatatatatatatatatatatatatatatatatatatatatatatatatatataatgaaaactgtATATTGATAAAAGCTTATGTACAGTGTCAATGTGCATGTATCTCCAAGGGGTCAACGTATCAGTCAACCGTCAGTCCATCACTCTCCGCAACACAACCTACACTGGAAAaccgttattatttatttctttatttattgttgcccattattgccacataatgagaatgttttgttttttcataccgttatacgtcaaatagaacatatgataagaggaggaaaactcgcccttcaccatactaacactaagagtcacactaataagatcattttgtcacttgacactgactgtgactgacagcgtctctctcctttttccttccctccccagtccccagcccctctctctctctgaaatgttgacatcgatatttttttctttacacaattattccagtaccttattacaaatataaaaagaaaaaatactttgCCACTCAATTATCGTATATTGGTGTACGATTCCTACCTATGTATCGTACATCGTACAAACAGCCATATTATCGTACAAATACGATAATTGTCGTACAATTAACATCACTGCACCACAGCTGTCCCCACTCCCGACTGCCACCACAACTGTCTCCGCTGCTGAGTGCCACCACAGCTGTCCTGCTGCTGACTGTCACCACAGATGTCCTTGCTGCTGACTGCCACTGCAGCTTTCCCTGCTGTTTAAACCTCAACTCATCCTCTGCAGCCCCTGCCTCGGACTTGGGAACAGACTGTTTGTGTCTCCCTGGcctgtgactttttttcttttttggtgacTGCTCCTGTCTCCATATATCCCAAGCTCAGCCTGGCTGAACACCAATTGCCTGGCACTCCTGCCCAATCACCTGCTTCCCCATTaatctctcccttttccacacacacacaaacagttatTCTGTACTCAACCTTCCATTCATAATATGCAaattgtatattattattttatattgtgATTTCTTTGGTAAATAGTAAGTTCAGGATCAGCTACATGAGCTAGTGTTTTATGAATCATTGTAGCTTATGTACATATGTACAGTGGGGCATTTCCAGTGAGTGAAGATTTTTCCATATGTAATTTTTATAATGTAGGTATGTactcttgtgttttgtttttaattagtaTTATCTGTTGATATATTCCCAAAGctatacatttttatttcagGCAGTCTGCTATTTGTCATGGCTATTAGCACACTATCAAGAATCATATATCTCACTGCTGCTCGGAATGCCCATTTACAACCTTTCCACCATGGGCTGTTCCTTCCTGCACCCAGCCACTACCTCAGTCAGTCCCTCACAGTCAACTCTGCTTGCCAGTCCCAGTCTCTTGGTAGACTTTGGGGGAAAGGAACTGTTTCTTTCCAGTTGATTCCTAGTGTCAGAATCAAGAGTGCTGAAACTTACTGTCAGACCATTGCCTCTTGTAGGAATGGCAGGAAACACTTAGTGCAGGGTATTCAGAGAGCTGTCAAGAAAACCTGCAGGACAAGTGTGAAAAGGAGTAGAGTTGCATGGCATACTGCCTCATTGGGTATGGCATTTTTGGCTCCATCTTTGATGCATGAAACTGAAAAGCCAGTGCCTGTCCAAGTCATACAACCAGAAATAAAgcgaaagaagagaggatggtGGTCACAGCTGTTTGTCAATATGTATgagtttctgtgtgtttgtcttcggGCTTTACGGCTGCTAGCAACATTTGCACCCATCCTGATGCTGTATCCTGTTACTTACTTGGGCAAAACAGCCACTGACACCTGGTGGGGACTGCTTCTGATGGGTTAGTGTCTGAGAGTCAACCTTTCCTGAAATCAAATAGATAAGAACATTTGTGAGGAAATGACACATCTGTGAGCTCAGTCAGATTAATTAAAGAGCACACTCAGACTGCTTTGTAACTATTTGGTAATAAAACATTCTCTCACCTGAGACTATATAGTTGCACACACTACATAGTTTGTTGTTTCAGGAATTGAATGTTCTGGTCCCATCTTGATCAAGTTGGGTCAATGGGCCTCTACTCGGAGGGACTTGTTCCCGGACACCTGCTGTTCTCAATTCTCACGGCTGCAGCGCCGCATCAAGCCACACTCCTGGCGCTTCACCAAGTGTCAGCTGAGGAGAGCCTTTGGGCCTAATTGGAGAAAGGTCTTTGTCAAGTTTGATAATGATGGGAACCCCATTGGTTCAGGCTGTGTAGCACAGGTGAGTGCATAGGAACTTGTACCATGTAGGTTGGGACTTCAAAAAGCAAGATGATCCCCATATTTTGACCTGCTCctaacctctaatccttctggtTATGTTGTTACCCTATCCTCTCTCTGAGGTTCCTCTGATCACAACCTCATATGTATCTTGTCTTATTGTTCAGATACTCTCCTCAGGATCCCAAAGGAGAGTTGCGTGTAGTATTTTGCTTCTGCTAGTAGTTAAGGGAACCTGAAGAGGTATTATGCTActtttccttggaatgactaCTGGTTCTGTGgtagagacccatctctgtatgCTAAGCGCATAACAAagatgatagtgtctggcattcctcactccttttctcacctttaaatttgcaaaccttggtttaacagaGTAAATAGGTAGGTAATTGATTTATATTTGTTCTGTACTcacatgaatatatatttgttccTAGGTGTACAAGGTGTGGATGAGTGCAGAGGCAATCCCAGATGAGGAACTGCTGGAAGAGATCCTCTCAGAGATGGATGATGAAGGCAGCATCTTGGAAGGTAGGTTGCTTGCTTAACTCATCATTATTTACTTGCACTTGCATGGAAGCACAGACTATGCAGCCTCTCAGTATCATGTCTGTCTTTATAAACATTTCACATTGTTATTTGGTGCAATTATCAGTGTGTATTGCACATGTGCATTTTAAGCAACCTTATGGAGCTACTGTCCCAGTTGGCACTCAAAACCATGTTTTAGTCCTTTGCTAGATTATTTATGATAGAGAGTATTTTGAAGATTCCTGATAGATTTGTTGATTTTccattgttgttgattttgattTGGTAAGTTGTTCTAATGATATTTGTGAAAATATGTGTTTTATAGTTATCATAACTTAAATACATAGAGTGTGTTTATGGAAGAATTGGTTAATAATCATTATGGTTAGTGCCACTTTATTTTGTCAAGTTAGTTCAGAAAatcttgaaatgtgtgtgtaaacatAGTTAAGGATGATGAGACAGAAGGGCCTTGGGTTGATGATGGGATGTAGGGAGCTTAACAATATATGGTCAGCAGATCTGGTCCATAGGTCTAGAGGTGATGGGACTAAGACAACTATTTAGTGCGGGCCTTGGCCTGCTTGGCATCGGCAGCAAGATGGATCATGACAACCTACTTGCTCTGAAGGAGTTCTAtcaatggagagaagagaggaggagcagtgagagggagagacagaaactCCTGGAACTTGAAGCTCACCAAGCTGCTCAAGGTGAACCCACTGATTGTTGTCTACTTGTCTTGCTTGTAACCAGACTTGTGTAGACACAGGCAGTTTCCCTACTTGTTTTCTCATGCTGAGTAGTGA
The window above is part of the Portunus trituberculatus isolate SZX2019 chromosome 31, ASM1759143v1, whole genome shotgun sequence genome. Proteins encoded here:
- the LOC123511644 gene encoding uncharacterized aarF domain-containing protein kinase 2-like isoform X1 produces the protein MYRTSYKQPYYRTNTIIVVQLTSLHHSCPHSRLPPQLSPLLSATTAVLLLTVTTDVLAADCHCSFPCCLNLNSSSAAPASDLGTDCSLLFVMAISTLSRIIYLTAARNAHLQPFHHGLFLPAPSHYLSQSLTVNSACQSQSLGRLWGKGTVSFQLIPSVRIKSAETYCQTIASCRNGRKHLVQGIQRAVKKTCRTSVKRSRVAWHTASLGMAFLAPSLMHETEKPVPVQVIQPEIKRKKRGWWSQLFVNMYEFLCVCLRALRLLATFAPILMLYPVTYLGKTATDTWWGLLLMGIECSGPILIKLGQWASTRRDLFPDTCCSQFSRLQRRIKPHSWRFTKCQLRRAFGPNWRKVFVKFDNDGNPIGSGCVAQVYKVWMSAEAIPDEELLEEILSEMDDEGSILEGLEVMGLRQLFSAGLGLLGIGSKMDHDNLLALKEFYQWREERRSSERERQKLLELEAHQAAQDSEEPSSTSEADKELPSVDSLTSEESEVEVSPCQAEDAAQTQAQEAGDIEDAPTHQLVEVRGCEVQEWQEAELDKSLPVSEGPLEDMEGLVPVAVKVLHPGIAETFRKDLRILKACASFITILVPPLRWLSLPQCIEEFGQVLAAQIDLRVEARNLENFSENFVDVPFIKFPRPLRPYVTSKVLVETFEEGEAMLDVMRASEESDTSQLKKRLAEIGVDALLKMVFVDNLVHGDLHPGNLLVQNITTGTATGDQVRVMMVDIGCDTFVMDVQPDPNPLRICFLDCGVTSRLTQQNLARIRAVFKQVIIGDGESVAELFLKHSEHECADHQAFKEDVDSLVQAARESTVSLSQVDVGVLLQQVLGVLLKHKVRLESAFSAVVLAIFVLEGLGRALDPDMDILERARPILITNKLS
- the LOC123511644 gene encoding uncharacterized aarF domain-containing protein kinase 2-like isoform X4; translated protein: MYRTSYKQPYYRTNTIIVVQLTSLHHSCPHSRLPPQLSPLLSATTAVLLLTVTTDVLAADCHCSFPCCLNLNSSSAAPASDLGTDCSLLFVMAISTLSRIIYLTAARNAHLQPFHHGLFLPAPSHYLSQSLTVNSACQSQSLGRLWGKGTVSFQLIPSVRIKSAETYCQTIASCRNGRKHLVQGIQRAVKKTCRTSVKRSRVAWHTASLGMAFLAPSLMHETEKPVPVQVIQPEIKRKKRGWWSQLFVNMYEFLCVCLRALRLLATFAPILMLYPVTYLGKTATDTWWGLLLMGIECSGPILIKLGQWASTRRDLFPDTCCSQFSRLQRRIKPHSWRFTKCQLRRAFGPNWRKVFVKFDNDGNPIGSGCVAQVYKVWMSAEAIPDEELLEEILSEMDDEGSILEGLEVMGLRQLFSAGLGLLGIGSKMDHDNLLALKEFYQWREERRSSERERQKLLELEAHQAAQDSEEPSSTSEADKELPSVDSLTSEESEVEVSPCQAEDAAQTQAQEAGDIEDAPTHQLVEVRGCEVQEWQEAELDKSLPVSEGPLEDMEGLVPVAVKVLHPGIAETFRKDLRILKACASFITILVPPLRWLSLPQCIEEFGQVLAAQIDLRVEARNLENFSENFVDVPFIKFPRPLRPYVTSKVLVETFEEGEAMLDVMRASEESDTSQLKKRLAEIGVDALLKMVFVDNLVHGDLHPGNLLVQNITTGTATGDQGESVAELFLKHSEHECADHQAFKEDVDSLVQAARESTVSLSQVDVGVLLQQVLGVLLKHKVRLESAFSAVVLAIFVLEGLGRALDPDMDILERARPILITNKLS
- the LOC123511644 gene encoding uncharacterized aarF domain-containing protein kinase 2-like isoform X2, whose product is MYRTSYKQPYYRTNTIIVVQLTSLHHSCPHSRLPPQLSPLLSATTAVLLLTVTTDVLAADCHCSFPCCLNLNSSSAAPASDLGTDCSLLFVMAISTLSRIIYLTAARNAHLQPFHHGLFLPAPSHYLSQSLTVNSACQSQSLGRLWGKGTVSFQLIPSVRIKSAETYCQTIASCRNGRKHLVQGIQRAVKKTCRTSVKRSRVAWHTASLGMAFLAPSLMHETEKPVPVQVIQPEIKRKKRGWWSQLFVNMYEFLCVCLRALRLLATFAPILMLYPVTYLGKTATDTWWGLLLMGIECSGPILIKLGQWASTRRDLFPDTCCSQFSRLQRRIKPHSWRFTKCQLRRAFGPNWRKVFVKFDNDGNPIGSGCVAQVYKVWMSAEAIPDEELLEEILSEMDDEGSILEGLEVMGLRQLFSAGLGLLGIGSKMDHDNLLALKEFYQWREERRSSERERQKLLELEAHQAAQDSEEPSSTSEADKELPSVDSLTSEESEVEVSPCQAEDAAQTQAQEAGDIEDAPTHQLVEEWQEAELDKSLPVSEGPLEDMEGLVPVAVKVLHPGIAETFRKDLRILKACASFITILVPPLRWLSLPQCIEEFGQVLAAQIDLRVEARNLENFSENFVDVPFIKFPRPLRPYVTSKVLVETFEEGEAMLDVMRASEESDTSQLKKRLAEIGVDALLKMVFVDNLVHGDLHPGNLLVQNITTGTATGDQVRVMMVDIGCDTFVMDVQPDPNPLRICFLDCGVTSRLTQQNLARIRAVFKQVIIGDGESVAELFLKHSEHECADHQAFKEDVDSLVQAARESTVSLSQVDVGVLLQQVLGVLLKHKVRLESAFSAVVLAIFVLEGLGRALDPDMDILERARPILITNKLS
- the LOC123511644 gene encoding uncharacterized aarF domain-containing protein kinase 2-like isoform X8; the encoded protein is MYRTSYKQPYYRTNTIIVVQLTSLHHSCPHSRLPPQLSPLLSATTAVLLLTVTTDVLAADCHCSFPCCLNLNSSSAAPASDLGTDCSLLFVMAISTLSRIIYLTAARNAHLQPFHHGLFLPAPSHYLSQSLTVNSACQSQSLGRLWGKGTVSFQLIPSVRIKSAETYCQTIASCRNGRKHLVQGIQRAVKKTCRTSVKRSRVAWHTASLGMAFLAPSLMHETEKPVPVQVIQPEIKRKKRGWWSQLFVNMYEFLCVCLRALRLLATFAPILMLYPVTYLGKTATDTWWGLLLMGIECSGPILIKLGQWASTRRDLFPDTCCSQFSRLQRRIKPHSWRFTKCQLRRAFGPNWRKVFVKFDNDGNPIGSGCVAQVYKVWMSAEAIPDEELLEEILSEMDDEGSILEDSEEPSSTSEADKELPSVDSLTSEESEVEEWQEAELDKSLPVSEGPLEDMEGLVPVAVKVLHPGIAETFRKDLRILKACASFITILVPPLRWLSLPQCIEEFGQVLAAQIDLRVEARNLENFSENFVDVPFIKFPRPLRPYVTSKVLVETFEEGEAMLDVMRASEESDTSQLKKRLAEIGVDALLKMVFVDNLVHGDLHPGNLLVQNITTGTATGDQVRVMMVDIGCDTFVMDVQPDPNPLRICFLDCGVTSRLTQQNLARIRAVFKQVIIGDGESVAELFLKHSEHECADHQAFKEDVDSLVQAARESTVSLSQVDVGVLLQQVLGVLLKHKVRLESAFSAVVLAIFVLEGLGRALDPDMDILERARPILITNKLS
- the LOC123511644 gene encoding uncharacterized aarF domain-containing protein kinase 2-like isoform X3 — encoded protein: MYRTSYKQPYYRTNTIIVVQLTSLHHSCPHSRLPPQLSPLLSATTAVLLLTVTTDVLAADCHCSFPCCLNLNSSSAAPASDLGTDCSLLFVMAISTLSRIIYLTAARNAHLQPFHHGLFLPAPSHYLSQSLTVNSACQSQSLGRLWGKGTVSFQLIPSVRIKSAETYCQTIASCRNGRKHLVQGIQRAVKKTCRTSVKRSRVAWHTASLGMAFLAPSLMHETEKPVPVQVIQPEIKRKKRGWWSQLFVNMYEFLCVCLRALRLLATFAPILMLYPVTYLGKTATDTWWGLLLMGIECSGPILIKLGQWASTRRDLFPDTCCSQFSRLQRRIKPHSWRFTKCQLRRAFGPNWRKVFVKFDNDGNPIGSGCVAQVYKVWMSAEAIPDEELLEEILSEMDDEGSILEGLEVMGLRQLFSAGLGLLGIGSKMDHDNLLALKEFYQWREERRSSERERQKLLELEAHQAAQDSEEPSSTSEADKELPSVDSLTSEESEVEEWQEAELDKSLPVSEGPLEDMEGLVPVAVKVLHPGIAETFRKDLRILKACASFITILVPPLRWLSLPQCIEEFGQVLAAQIDLRVEARNLENFSENFVDVPFIKFPRPLRPYVTSKVLVETFEEGEAMLDVMRASEESDTSQLKKRLAEIGVDALLKMVFVDNLVHGDLHPGNLLVQNITTGTATGDQVRVMMVDIGCDTFVMDVQPDPNPLRICFLDCGVTSRLTQQNLARIRAVFKQVIIGDGESVAELFLKHSEHECADHQAFKEDVDSLVQAARESTVSLSQVDVGVLLQQVLGVLLKHKVRLESAFSAVVLAIFVLEGLGRALDPDMDILERARPILITNKLS